A stretch of Streptomyces sp. NBC_00250 DNA encodes these proteins:
- a CDS encoding helix-turn-helix domain-containing protein, with the protein MSSSYTPGPPTDAPVTIPRNVLRLLALVDISTAGRRVLDELLYLSDPQTGTAQISQNEMCTELGASKPTVNRGFKELRESGLVWNLQDGLYQLHPLLTGGAVSSPVMRIPEIKAAEPARFTEQRRARYAAQVANLTTAG; encoded by the coding sequence GTGAGCAGCTCTTACACACCCGGCCCCCCGACCGATGCCCCCGTTACGATCCCCCGCAACGTCCTGCGCCTTCTGGCCCTCGTAGACATCTCAACCGCCGGGCGCCGCGTCCTCGACGAGCTCCTGTACCTGAGTGACCCGCAGACCGGCACCGCTCAGATCAGCCAGAACGAGATGTGTACCGAACTGGGCGCCAGCAAGCCGACCGTGAACCGGGGCTTCAAGGAACTCCGCGAGTCCGGACTCGTCTGGAACCTTCAGGACGGCCTCTACCAACTCCACCCACTGCTCACCGGCGGCGCGGTCTCCTCCCCCGTCATGCGGATCCCAGAGATCAAAGCCGCCGAACCCGCCCGCTTCACCGAGCAACGACGAGCCCGGTACGCCGCCCAGGTCGCCAACCTGACCACCGCCGGCTGA